In the genome of Flavobacteriales bacterium, one region contains:
- the tsaB gene encoding tRNA (adenosine(37)-N6)-threonylcarbamoyltransferase complex dimerization subunit type 1 TsaB — MNDQTNTPRILHLETSGLACSVALTSGLELVTTQSHIDRQFSHAEKLTGFVMEVLKDAGVEPSGLHAVAVSAGPGSYTGLRIGVATAKGLCYALGIPLISVPTHEVMVSHVLKNHPQRLTDVQFLCAMLDARRMEVYAAVYDTSGMRCRDVRAEVVQEDYLLGFREKGNVLFFGDGERKCREAFGDQWLQAEWLADVYPIAEDMIETALRKWHAAEFEDPAYYTPFYLKEFEAKKAKKLI, encoded by the coding sequence GTGAATGACCAAACGAACACCCCCCGGATCCTCCATCTGGAAACATCCGGTTTGGCATGCTCGGTGGCATTGACCTCCGGTTTGGAACTGGTTACAACCCAATCCCACATCGACAGACAGTTCTCCCATGCAGAAAAGCTTACCGGTTTTGTAATGGAAGTATTGAAAGATGCTGGGGTCGAACCATCCGGGTTGCACGCGGTGGCCGTCAGTGCCGGTCCGGGTTCTTATACCGGATTGCGGATCGGTGTGGCCACGGCAAAGGGGCTCTGCTATGCGTTGGGTATTCCGCTGATTTCGGTTCCCACGCATGAGGTAATGGTATCACATGTGTTAAAGAACCATCCGCAACGATTGACGGATGTACAATTTCTATGTGCGATGCTGGATGCCCGTCGCATGGAGGTATATGCCGCCGTGTATGATACATCCGGAATGCGTTGCAGGGATGTTCGTGCAGAAGTGGTGCAGGAAGATTATCTACTGGGATTCCGTGAAAAGGGAAATGTGTTGTTTTTCGGAGATGGTGAGCGGAAATGCCGGGAAGCTTTCGGAGACCAGTGGCTGCAGGCCGAATGGCTGGCGGATGTATATCCCATCGCGGAAGACATGATCGAAACGGCATTGCGCAAATGGCATGCCGCCGAATTTGAAGACCCTGCCTATTACACGCCTTTCTACCTGAAA
- a CDS encoding efflux RND transporter periplasmic adaptor subunit, whose amino-acid sequence MKSKKLLYILLGAVVVLVLFAIVGRKSGVIGQHKGLKVATEKADMRSVIESVSANGKIQPETEVKISPDVSGEIVSLFVREGQMLKKDDPIAVIKPDVYRSAVERMEASLNTSRANLANSKARLEQVKAAFINTELTHKRNKVLWDKKAISQADFDASVASFESASADVRAAEENVNAAEFTVRSAEAALKEARDNLAKTEIFAPISGTVYGLSIEQGERVVGTTQMAGTEMLRIANLDAMEVNVEVNENDIVRVTLGDTTDIEVDAYLDKTFKGVVTEIANSANTQGLSMDQVTNFQVKIRILPESYKALTKGKEANYSPFRPGMSATVEIRTESANNVLTVPIQCVTTRDSTMLRSKRRVPGDDTPEEGEKEKEDQQKAKEPVHIKSYVFLLQDGKAVMREVETGIQDNTYIQITKGLQEGDEVISAPYNAISRLLKDQDLVEKVSKESLFDNSEK is encoded by the coding sequence ACATTCTGCTGGGTGCCGTGGTGGTTCTGGTCCTTTTTGCAATTGTAGGAAGGAAATCCGGAGTGATCGGACAACACAAAGGGCTGAAGGTAGCGACGGAAAAGGCTGATATGCGTTCGGTCATCGAGTCGGTTTCTGCAAATGGCAAGATCCAGCCTGAAACGGAAGTGAAAATCAGTCCGGATGTATCGGGTGAGATCGTTTCCCTGTTTGTCCGGGAAGGTCAGATGCTGAAAAAGGATGATCCCATTGCAGTCATCAAGCCGGATGTATACCGGTCGGCTGTGGAACGCATGGAGGCATCCCTGAATACAAGCCGTGCGAACCTTGCCAATTCAAAAGCCCGACTGGAACAGGTAAAGGCCGCTTTCATCAATACAGAGCTCACCCACAAACGCAACAAGGTGTTGTGGGATAAAAAGGCCATTTCCCAGGCCGACTTCGACGCATCGGTAGCGTCTTTTGAATCGGCTTCCGCAGATGTGCGTGCAGCAGAGGAAAACGTGAATGCAGCAGAGTTCACCGTGAGGAGTGCAGAAGCTGCTTTGAAGGAAGCCCGTGACAACCTCGCCAAGACAGAGATATTCGCACCTATTTCCGGAACCGTGTACGGCCTGAGCATAGAACAGGGAGAAAGGGTAGTGGGAACCACCCAGATGGCCGGAACGGAAATGTTGCGTATCGCCAACCTGGATGCGATGGAGGTGAATGTGGAGGTGAATGAAAATGACATCGTACGGGTGACACTGGGAGACACAACTGATATTGAGGTGGATGCGTACCTGGATAAAACGTTCAAGGGTGTTGTTACCGAAATTGCCAATTCTGCGAATACGCAGGGACTCAGCATGGACCAGGTTACCAACTTCCAGGTCAAGATCAGGATTCTGCCGGAATCCTATAAGGCACTCACAAAAGGCAAAGAGGCCAATTACTCTCCTTTCAGGCCAGGTATGTCTGCCACGGTGGAGATCCGCACGGAGTCAGCCAACAATGTACTTACAGTGCCCATTCAATGTGTGACCACCCGTGACAGCACCATGCTGCGCAGCAAACGGCGTGTGCCCGGGGATGACACACCGGAAGAAGGAGAGAAGGAGAAAGAAGATCAGCAAAAGGCAAAAGAACCGGTGCACATCAAGTCGTATGTATTTCTTTTGCAAGACGGCAAGGCGGTGATGCGGGAAGTGGAAACAGGCATCCAGGACAACACCTACATCCAAATTACCAAAGGATTGCAGGAAGGGGATGAGGTGATATCTGCACCTTACAATGCGATCTCACGACTGCTTAAAGACCAGGATCTCGTTGAAAAGGTCTCGAAAGAGTCTTTGTTCGACAATTCCGAAAAGTAA